A genomic window from Vitis riparia cultivar Riparia Gloire de Montpellier isolate 1030 chromosome 16, EGFV_Vit.rip_1.0, whole genome shotgun sequence includes:
- the LOC117932921 gene encoding trichome differentiation protein GL1-like has product MMARPQEQRRLWTSEEDNKLTQFKLKYPDRSWPDTAQLAGLDRTDKSCWERWNNHLKSGVNKENFSEEEDDIIIRIQRMPEHRNKWAFMAKDYLRGRTANAIKNRWNNHLEKMLMGDLERYLLTDDETSDHSAREDDVTSVVDKYASLI; this is encoded by the exons ATGATGGCAAGACCACAGGAGCAGAGACGGCTATGGACCTCAGAAGAAGACAATAAGCTCACACAATTTAAGCTCAAATACCCCGATCGATCTTGGCCAGATACCGCACAGCTGGCAGGGCTGGACAGGACTGATAAGAGTTGTTGGGAGAGGTGGAATAACCATCTGAAGTCTGGTGTCAACAAAGAGAACTTCTCCGAAGAGGAAGATGACATCATCATCCGCATTCAGCGAATGCCGGAGCATAGGAATAA GTGGGCATTTATGGCAAAAGATTATCTTCGAGGGCGAACCGCTAATGCTATCAAGAACCGTTGGAACAACCATTTGGAGAAGATGCTTATGGGTGACCTTGAGCGATACCTTCTCACGGATGATGAGACTAGTGATCACTCTGCCCGGGAAGATGACGTTACGTCTGTGGTGGACAAGTATGCTTCTTTGATTTAG